In Streptomyces capitiformicae, one genomic interval encodes:
- a CDS encoding rhomboid family intramembrane serine protease, with product MIGKTVQNESAPVTYGLIILCCVIFLIGPAAGLNPAYGTGDELLAAQRSYFRRWGVVPVELFTGSPRAALTPLTALFVHGSWLHLLGNMLFLFVFGAMAEERMGHVEFALFYVGCGYLALAAYAAAHAGSPQSLVGASGAISAVLGAFLFLFPRAGVTSLFPFLFFLPLRFPAWVTLPFWVSLQWLAAGRETSGPGVAYLAHLVGFGVGFGYAWGRYGRRARVKGPANVPAPAPEGENQP from the coding sequence ATGATCGGAAAGACCGTACAAAATGAGTCGGCGCCGGTGACGTACGGGCTGATCATCCTCTGCTGTGTGATCTTCCTGATCGGGCCGGCGGCCGGCCTGAATCCGGCGTACGGCACCGGTGACGAGCTGCTGGCCGCGCAGCGGTCGTACTTCCGCCGCTGGGGTGTCGTACCGGTCGAGCTCTTCACCGGCTCCCCGCGCGCGGCGCTCACCCCCCTCACCGCGCTCTTCGTCCACGGCAGCTGGCTCCACCTCCTCGGCAACATGCTCTTCCTCTTCGTCTTCGGGGCGATGGCCGAGGAACGCATGGGCCATGTGGAGTTCGCCCTCTTCTACGTCGGCTGCGGTTACCTCGCCCTCGCTGCGTACGCGGCCGCGCACGCCGGGTCCCCGCAGTCGCTGGTCGGCGCGTCCGGGGCGATCTCCGCGGTCCTCGGCGCGTTTCTCTTCTTGTTCCCCCGAGCGGGCGTGACGAGCCTCTTTCCGTTCCTGTTCTTCCTCCCGCTGCGGTTCCCGGCCTGGGTGACGCTGCCGTTCTGGGTGAGCCTGCAGTGGCTGGCCGCGGGGCGGGAGACGTCGGGGCCGGGGGTCGCGTATCTGGCGCACCTGGTGGGGTTCGGGGTGGGGTTCGGCTACGCGTGGGGGCGTTATGGGCGTAGGGCTAGAGTGAAAGGCCCAGCGAACGTCCCAGCTCCGGCCCCTGAGGGAGAGAACCAGCCGTGA
- a CDS encoding Lrp/AsnC family transcriptional regulator, which produces MITAIVLIKTSVDRIPEIAESIAALESVSEVFSVTGTYDLVAMVRVKAHDDLADVIPGAISKIPGVLATDTHVAFRTYSQHDLEAAFAIGLDN; this is translated from the coding sequence GTGATCACCGCGATCGTGCTCATCAAGACAAGCGTGGACCGGATTCCGGAGATCGCGGAGTCGATCGCCGCGCTCGAATCCGTGAGCGAGGTGTTTTCGGTGACCGGTACGTACGATTTGGTCGCCATGGTTCGGGTGAAGGCCCACGATGATCTGGCTGATGTGATTCCGGGGGCGATCAGCAAGATTCCCGGGGTGCTGGCGACGGACACGCATGTGGCGTTTCGGACGTATTCCCAGCATGACCTTGAGGCCGCGTTCGCCATCGGATTGGACAACTGA
- a CDS encoding small secreted hydrophilic protein, with protein MAFSRRIAALAAVVAIPLGIAATSFALTDSPEAPKVPPKVELDKEASSPTPTPTSTRPSATPSDEVVPRPPVTDGPASDDDDDDRREDGQDDADDGAGDDG; from the coding sequence ATGGCTTTCTCTCGTCGTATCGCGGCTCTCGCCGCCGTCGTGGCCATTCCGCTCGGGATCGCCGCCACCAGCTTTGCCCTGACCGACAGTCCCGAGGCCCCGAAGGTGCCGCCCAAGGTGGAGTTGGATAAGGAGGCTTCGAGTCCTACGCCGACGCCCACGTCCACGCGGCCGTCGGCGACTCCGAGTGACGAGGTCGTGCCCCGGCCTCCGGTGACCGACGGCCCCGCGAGTGATGACGATGACGACGACCGACGCGAGGACGGCCAGGACGACGCCGACGACGGAGCCGGCGACGACGGCTGA